The Deltaproteobacteria bacterium genome has a segment encoding these proteins:
- a CDS encoding sigma-54 dependent transcriptional regulator, which yields MMKPRLLVLDDDETFRGQMKWAFCRDYEVFEAGSRGEALLAASERSIPVGVMDLGLPPSPFEPSEGMRAIREILSANPLFKAVILTGVDERDNAFRALDLGAFDYFTKPVSIEEVRMTIKRAYHAHDYQSGRSGSAEGAGWPCDLIGLCRPMQEVFHTVRKLAEVNIPALIIGEPGTGKETVARAVHRLGSRHALPFLAADCKGAPERVLEAEVFGSGLPPGQRRKSLLELADGGTVFLKEVGSLSLRLQARLLDVLREHSIEMPSTGERASVDVRVISSSDRDLRTLARSGEFNEDLAFRVGIITLVVPPLRERGEDIHLLSLYFLKKYAREYNRPADGFERTAIDDMKEYRWPGNVRELENRVRRAVIFSAKKEITSADLGLCSRSSGGHMPVNPMGLAEARDAFRKRMIQDALVRNEGSVSRAAAELGISRQYLSKLIIKYKLRSV from the coding sequence ATGATGAAACCAAGGCTCCTGGTACTCGACGATGACGAGACGTTCAGGGGGCAGATGAAATGGGCCTTCTGCAGGGACTACGAGGTCTTCGAGGCAGGCTCCAGGGGTGAAGCGCTCCTGGCCGCCTCCGAGCGCTCGATTCCCGTAGGGGTCATGGACCTTGGCCTCCCCCCCTCCCCCTTCGAGCCGTCGGAAGGCATGCGCGCCATAAGGGAGATACTCTCGGCAAACCCGCTCTTCAAGGCCGTCATCCTTACGGGAGTCGACGAGAGGGACAACGCCTTCAGGGCCCTCGACCTCGGCGCTTTCGATTACTTCACGAAGCCGGTTTCCATAGAAGAAGTCCGTATGACAATCAAACGGGCCTACCACGCCCACGATTACCAGTCGGGCCGCTCCGGCTCCGCTGAGGGCGCCGGCTGGCCCTGCGATCTAATAGGCCTCTGCCGCCCGATGCAGGAGGTCTTCCATACCGTAAGAAAGCTCGCCGAAGTGAATATACCGGCTCTCATCATCGGCGAGCCGGGCACGGGGAAGGAGACGGTAGCGCGCGCGGTGCACAGGCTCGGGTCGCGCCACGCCCTCCCCTTCCTCGCGGCGGACTGCAAGGGCGCCCCGGAACGCGTCCTTGAGGCCGAGGTCTTCGGCTCCGGCCTTCCTCCCGGCCAGCGCAGGAAAAGTCTCCTTGAGCTGGCGGACGGCGGGACGGTATTCCTCAAGGAGGTCGGCTCATTGAGCCTCCGCCTACAGGCTCGGCTGCTTGACGTCCTCAGGGAGCACTCGATTGAAATGCCTTCGACAGGCGAGCGCGCAAGCGTCGACGTGCGCGTAATATCATCGAGCGACAGGGACCTGAGGACACTGGCGCGTAGCGGCGAATTCAACGAGGACCTCGCCTTCAGGGTGGGCATCATAACTCTCGTCGTTCCTCCCCTCCGGGAGCGCGGCGAAGACATCCACCTCCTCTCCCTCTACTTCCTCAAGAAATACGCAAGGGAATACAACAGGCCGGCTGACGGATTCGAAAGGACTGCCATCGATGACATGAAGGAATACAGGTGGCCCGGTAACGTCAGGGAGCTCGAAAACCGGGTGAGGCGCGCTGTCATTTTTTCTGCGAAAAAGGAGATCACGTCTGCGGACCTGGGCCTTTGCTCCCGGTCGTCTGGCGGCCACATGCCGGTCAACCCCATGGGCCTCGCGGAAGCAAGGGATGCATTCAGAAAAAGGATGATACAGGACGCGCTCGTAAGGAACGAGGGCAGCGTAAGCAGGGCCGCGGCCGAGCTCGGCATAAGCCGCCAGTACCTCTCGAAGCTGATAATAAAATACAAGCTCAGGTCCGTATGA
- a CDS encoding tetratricopeptide repeat protein, producing MRRALKALLPVILAASVAFTAESSHAFIEPPATLPNSAQHNEAIEFMKKNEFGKAAELEENILDRDPLDQTARFILAIAYLGMNAEKKAVEQAQSARESDAGFAAEIYGAMGRFFMTKARYHKSLVYFQEALKIKDDPGILRHVASIYLSQGLFKNARDCYERLLRTDPDYLNLSRINLAEGDFDKAIEYAGEVLKSEPDSPGAHLVLGTAYLLNGMAREAKGSFQALSRSNPEFFLTTYFLGVIGLIEEDYKEALKSFQSLIAISPGLREGLLNAAVTLQLQGELSQARDMALKAIDEDPLDPVARITLGGVLLSLGEGEKGREELGKAADLFPELQMPAKESDLLFGTSGREAAKVSLALLYNRAGLYRETVAYVPETEKNPLIRVLRARALERQGKLAQAEGEYRMIIEEHPGMVSAYTGLGELFESVNDFERAAEFFSKAARSAPESIRIRTKLADSYAKAGKVDDAAREYVKVISSARPVTAYRKLASLLADKRGDLKEALKYARKGSALDPEDAAMADTLGWIYYKMGRHGDALAVYSRLERNGDADSTALYRLGLVYIELGDHERAGSAIERALDLNDEFPGSEEAKQTLKRISGLS from the coding sequence ATGAGACGAGCCCTGAAGGCGCTCTTGCCGGTCATCCTGGCGGCGTCCGTCGCATTTACGGCCGAAAGCTCCCATGCCTTCATCGAGCCGCCGGCTACGCTGCCGAATAGCGCTCAGCATAACGAGGCCATCGAGTTCATGAAGAAAAACGAGTTCGGCAAGGCCGCCGAGCTCGAGGAAAACATTCTGGACAGGGACCCCCTGGACCAGACGGCAAGGTTTATACTCGCGATAGCCTACCTGGGGATGAACGCGGAAAAGAAGGCTGTTGAGCAGGCCCAGAGCGCCAGGGAGTCGGACGCCGGTTTCGCAGCAGAGATATACGGGGCCATGGGCCGGTTCTTCATGACAAAGGCGCGTTATCACAAGTCCCTGGTCTATTTCCAGGAGGCGCTCAAGATAAAGGACGATCCCGGGATACTGAGGCACGTGGCCTCCATTTACCTGTCGCAGGGCCTCTTTAAGAACGCAAGGGACTGCTATGAACGGCTCCTCCGGACCGATCCTGACTACCTTAACCTCAGCAGGATTAACCTCGCCGAGGGCGATTTTGACAAGGCGATAGAGTACGCGGGGGAGGTCTTGAAGTCCGAGCCGGACTCACCCGGGGCGCACCTCGTCCTCGGCACCGCCTATCTGCTGAACGGCATGGCAAGGGAGGCCAAGGGGAGTTTTCAGGCGCTCAGCCGCTCGAACCCGGAGTTTTTTCTTACCACCTATTTCCTCGGAGTAATAGGCCTCATAGAGGAGGACTACAAGGAGGCGCTCAAAAGCTTTCAGTCGCTGATAGCGATTTCACCGGGGCTCAGGGAGGGCCTTTTGAACGCCGCCGTAACGCTCCAGCTACAGGGCGAGCTCTCCCAGGCCAGGGATATGGCGCTTAAGGCGATTGACGAGGACCCGCTCGACCCTGTAGCAAGGATAACTCTCGGCGGCGTGCTCCTTTCACTCGGCGAGGGAGAAAAAGGCAGGGAGGAGCTCGGCAAGGCAGCCGACCTCTTCCCCGAGCTCCAGATGCCCGCGAAAGAATCCGACCTCCTCTTCGGCACAAGCGGCCGAGAAGCGGCAAAGGTGAGCCTTGCCCTTCTCTATAACAGGGCCGGCCTCTACAGGGAGACAGTGGCTTACGTGCCGGAAACGGAAAAAAACCCTCTCATCAGGGTGCTCCGCGCCAGGGCCCTTGAAAGACAGGGGAAGCTCGCTCAGGCCGAGGGAGAGTACAGGATGATAATCGAGGAACACCCGGGTATGGTTTCGGCCTATACGGGACTCGGAGAGCTTTTCGAGTCCGTAAACGATTTCGAGAGGGCCGCTGAATTTTTTTCGAAAGCCGCACGCAGTGCCCCTGAATCCATCCGCATAAGGACGAAACTCGCCGACTCGTATGCAAAAGCCGGAAAGGTGGACGACGCTGCCAGGGAGTACGTGAAGGTGATCTCCTCTGCCAGGCCGGTAACGGCGTACCGGAAGCTCGCCTCGCTACTCGCGGATAAACGCGGGGACCTCAAGGAGGCGCTCAAGTACGCCAGGAAGGGCAGCGCGCTCGACCCCGAAGACGCGGCAATGGCCGACACGCTGGGATGGATATATTACAAGATGGGCAGGCACGGCGACGCGCTCGCCGTATATTCGAGGCTTGAGCGGAACGGGGATGCCGATTCGACAGCCCTGTACCGGCTCGGCCTCGTTTACATAGAGCTGGGAGACCATGAGAGGGCCGGGTCGGCAATTGAAAGAGCGCTGGACCTGAATGACGAGTTCCCCGGCTCGGAAGAGGCCAAACAAACACTCAAAAGGATAAGCGGGCTAAGCTGA
- a CDS encoding tetratricopeptide repeat protein, which translates to MENGRGLLESGEYLEASREFRKAVQIEPDSAEANYMLGLSYLRLDGPSSPISAMRQFSRTIEISPSHAGARLGLSELYLSSGDYDEALKQAESVYSEDRGNRAALLLMASASAGKKEFGKALSIIDEAVSLGPPDASLLMAAADIHMERSDYSGAEESLRKAISAGKDDPTPRIALARMFVGLKRYADAEKELLSAARESGDSLGALNALAGFYSSLNKDKEAEAAYKRMIEAWPAFPDGYIKLADYYLSSRRAGEARAVYADGISRIQDGLDLRKKFAEFLINSGNADEAATHIEEILAREPEGYFGLYLRGRLRAAEGKTTEALTDLNTAIRMEPGYARAYYALGLVHGKRGRHEQAKAELKEAVRLDPEFIDARLALASVYAESGDTWFALDELKTVLKKNPRNTAALLSSGSLYIKEKKLKKAAEMFAAATEAEPGDPRGHYGLGTVRLMEKDVTGGLALFEKAFELDRNDPRPITMIANTLIERKEHGSAVSRVEKEIAHDPGRPWLHHLMGKVYLAGNDLERAEESFRKAIEIKNDYVEPYLELGNLYSRKGSFPESIESFRKAIETSPDSLPAQMLLALAYESQGKAQEAAEHYAKALEINPRFAPAANNLAWIYAEHGYLDDALPLAEMAKEIMPEDPMISDTLGWIYLRKGASLRALSLLKESAAKLPGNPVVRFHLAVAYIERDNLKLAKEELKAALATGRDFPGSEEARSALLEIEKRERISAAR; encoded by the coding sequence ATGGAAAATGGCCGGGGCTTGCTGGAATCAGGAGAGTACCTTGAGGCTTCAAGGGAATTCAGGAAGGCGGTCCAGATCGAGCCTGATAGCGCGGAAGCAAATTACATGCTCGGCCTTTCCTATCTCAGGCTCGACGGGCCGTCGAGCCCGATTTCCGCGATGCGGCAGTTCAGCAGGACAATTGAGATTTCCCCCTCGCACGCAGGCGCGCGCCTGGGGCTTTCCGAGCTCTACCTCTCATCCGGGGACTATGACGAGGCGCTAAAGCAGGCCGAAAGCGTATATAGCGAGGACCGGGGGAACAGGGCGGCCCTGTTGCTCATGGCCTCGGCGAGCGCAGGAAAAAAGGAGTTCGGCAAGGCGCTCTCCATAATCGACGAGGCCGTCTCGCTCGGCCCTCCTGATGCGAGCCTCCTCATGGCGGCTGCCGACATCCACATGGAGAGGAGCGATTACTCAGGAGCTGAAGAGAGCCTCAGGAAGGCGATCAGCGCCGGGAAAGACGACCCGACCCCCCGGATCGCGCTCGCAAGGATGTTTGTCGGCCTTAAAAGATACGCAGATGCCGAAAAGGAGCTATTGAGCGCAGCCAGGGAGAGCGGTGACAGCTTAGGCGCGCTCAATGCCCTTGCCGGTTTCTATTCCTCCCTGAACAAGGATAAGGAGGCCGAAGCCGCCTACAAAAGGATGATAGAGGCCTGGCCTGCCTTTCCGGACGGCTATATCAAGCTCGCCGATTATTACCTCTCATCGCGGAGGGCCGGTGAAGCCAGGGCAGTTTACGCCGATGGCATATCCAGAATCCAGGACGGACTCGATCTCAGGAAGAAGTTCGCGGAGTTCCTCATAAACAGCGGGAACGCCGACGAGGCGGCAACGCACATCGAGGAGATACTCGCGAGGGAGCCTGAGGGTTACTTCGGGCTGTACCTGAGGGGCCGGCTCAGGGCCGCCGAGGGGAAGACCACCGAGGCGCTTACTGACCTCAACACGGCCATAAGGATGGAGCCGGGCTATGCGAGGGCATATTACGCACTCGGGCTTGTACACGGCAAAAGGGGAAGGCATGAGCAGGCCAAGGCGGAGCTTAAGGAAGCCGTGAGGCTCGACCCGGAGTTCATTGACGCGAGGCTTGCGCTCGCATCCGTATACGCCGAATCAGGGGATACCTGGTTTGCCCTGGACGAGCTTAAGACGGTGCTGAAGAAAAACCCGCGGAACACGGCTGCGCTCCTCTCCTCCGGAAGCCTGTACATCAAGGAGAAAAAGCTTAAAAAGGCGGCTGAAATGTTCGCGGCGGCGACAGAGGCCGAGCCCGGCGACCCGAGGGGCCATTACGGGCTCGGCACTGTGCGCCTGATGGAGAAGGACGTCACCGGCGGCCTGGCCCTGTTCGAGAAGGCGTTCGAGCTCGATCGGAACGACCCCCGTCCCATTACGATGATCGCGAATACGCTTATTGAGAGAAAAGAACACGGCTCAGCCGTTTCACGCGTCGAAAAGGAGATAGCCCATGACCCCGGCAGGCCCTGGCTCCATCACCTCATGGGCAAGGTATACCTTGCCGGCAACGACCTTGAAAGGGCCGAGGAGTCTTTCAGAAAGGCGATAGAGATAAAGAACGACTACGTTGAGCCCTATCTCGAGCTCGGGAACCTCTATTCGCGGAAGGGCTCCTTTCCTGAATCCATAGAAAGCTTCAGGAAGGCGATCGAGACGAGCCCGGATTCGCTTCCGGCGCAAATGCTCCTGGCTCTCGCGTATGAGTCGCAGGGGAAGGCGCAGGAGGCAGCGGAACATTACGCCAAGGCCCTCGAGATAAATCCCAGGTTCGCCCCGGCAGCGAACAACCTGGCCTGGATATACGCCGAGCACGGCTATCTCGATGACGCGCTGCCGCTTGCGGAAATGGCCAAGGAGATAATGCCGGAAGACCCGATGATATCCGACACCCTGGGATGGATCTATCTAAGGAAAGGCGCTTCTTTAAGGGCGCTTTCGCTTCTGAAGGAAAGCGCGGCAAAGCTGCCCGGGAACCCGGTCGTAAGATTTCATCTGGCCGTCGCGTACATCGAGCGGGACAACCTGAAGCTCGCGAAAGAGGAACTGAAGGCCGCTCTGGCAACAGGCAGGGACTTCCCCGGTTCGGAGGAGGCCCGGAGCGCGCTCCTGGAAATAGAGAAAAGAGAGCGGATATCAGCGGCCAGGTAG
- the gspN gene encoding type II secretion system protein GspN produces the protein MNKAPEGSGAPFLRKLILASVLAVLGIFIFALTLFHLVPSQVYERIISAVVMEKTGLVLESASMSTVFPFGFELKEPRLKDANGKGVARIDSFRADLMLRGILSGLRVDFKGTAGEGTAEGSFRYGLFRSSFDMESSAMDFSYIEALGSAGVRVDGAFDSRISIKSAGGCPKGFARLEGSDLKDAEFRFRGIPLSFGGIEEAGLSADFRDCAVFFNGLWVEGDKASLRLQGSMKPLRPLASSPVDLTLEIVPHAELLQNNYMLALIESYRKSANFYSIPIRGTLGSLLPGR, from the coding sequence ATGAACAAGGCCCCGGAAGGCAGCGGGGCGCCCTTCTTAAGAAAGCTCATTCTGGCATCGGTCCTTGCCGTTCTCGGCATATTCATATTCGCGCTGACGCTCTTCCATCTCGTGCCGTCCCAGGTCTATGAGAGGATCATCTCCGCGGTAGTTATGGAGAAGACCGGGCTCGTACTCGAGAGCGCGTCCATGTCTACCGTATTCCCGTTCGGGTTCGAGCTGAAGGAACCAAGGCTCAAGGATGCGAATGGAAAGGGCGTCGCGCGAATTGACTCGTTCAGGGCCGACCTGATGCTCCGGGGTATCCTGTCGGGATTGAGGGTGGACTTCAAGGGGACTGCGGGGGAGGGCACGGCAGAGGGGTCATTCCGGTACGGACTCTTCAGGTCATCTTTTGATATGGAATCGAGTGCAATGGATTTCAGCTACATCGAGGCGCTCGGCTCCGCCGGCGTCAGGGTCGACGGCGCATTCGACAGCAGGATTTCCATAAAATCAGCCGGGGGCTGCCCTAAAGGGTTCGCGAGGCTGGAAGGCTCGGACCTCAAGGACGCGGAATTCCGTTTCAGGGGAATCCCGCTCTCATTCGGCGGAATCGAGGAGGCGGGTCTTTCCGCTGACTTCCGGGACTGCGCCGTTTTTTTTAACGGGCTCTGGGTCGAGGGGGACAAGGCCTCTTTGAGGCTCCAGGGTAGCATGAAGCCGCTTAGGCCGCTCGCCTCAAGCCCGGTCGACCTGACGCTCGAAATAGTCCCGCATGCCGAGCTCCTTCAAAACAATTACATGCTCGCGTTGATCGAGTCCTACCGCAAATCGGCTAATTTCTACTCTATCCCCATAAGGGGCACTCTCGGGAGCCTCCTACCTGGCCGCTGA